The DNA segment acccttattcctcggctgggatcgtgtagagccctttgaagctgcaatgaaactgcagtttggaccttcaacctgttaatccccattgaagtacattatatgaagaaaatgttttcctcaaaaaaactaatttctttgcgactgaacaaagaaagacatgaacatcttggatgacataggggctGAGAAATTATCAGgtaattttaattctggaagtgaacttcccgtttaatgttaactaaaactaaaaccataaaaaaacatcttcattACTTAAAGTAAACACTAAAATGAACGTGATAGTTTATctgaaagtgaaaattctgtcatcatttactcaccctcgagttgttccaaaactgtatgagtttctttcttctgttgaacacaaaagaagatattttgaagtatgttcaaaacagttgctggtagccactgacttccataatatggaaaaaatatatcatatatctTCCTTTCTGTTTAATAGAAGAAAAAACTCATacaagtttgaaacaacatgaagatgagtgaatgattaaaacatttttatttcgggctgaactatatatatatatatttaacgcTTATTTTATCTAGTTGGATTTGTCATTTTTCACTTAGTTGAAGTTGAAGGAATTTCTTAATAACACTGGTATTTACCCTGCAGCTCAAGATGTCAGAATAGAGAAACAGCGACCTCTGttgttaaaaatgtgaaataattacTACCAGTGAATTTCTGTTTTGAGATCAACATAAGAAACTGTCTGACAAAACTTTATGTTTCACAGGCAGGTTTCCTGGTGAGGGAGGGATTGTCGCTCCTGGAATGAGTTGCCAGTATATGGTGCGTTTTGCTCCAGATTCTCTGGCTGACTATGAGGACGTTCTGGTTGTGGAGACGCAATTGCCATATCCTCTCATTATACCGATAGAGGCCCGCAGACCCCCTCCAATACTCAGTTGTGAGTCAAAATGAACTTAACTCTGTCAACATCTACATCTTAAagtgatatttcacataaaaacaataaacaacagtTGAAAGTCAGTGGAGTCCAATGTTATCTGGACTCAACTgactttcaaaatatcttaatttggctTGTTTTGGTACTGACCAGTAATAAGGTATTCAAAGTTGAATCATTGCCTCTAATCTATAATTTTTGCCAGTGCCTGCTATCGTGGATTGTGGTTACTGCTTGGTGGGAGGGGTGAAGTTTATGGAGGTTTTATGTCGAAATGAAGGACTGAGTGCCGGAACGTTCTGTGTAATGCCTAAGAAACAGTGGCCTGCCTCAAGCCTTAGGGTAAGCAAGCAGATGTTGACATGAAATCTCATTCAGTTCATAGTTAAGATTCCTTTCTAtgacagtattattatttatgatttcGGGTAAATCTCATAAACTCTGCGGGTTTAAACAAACTATTGCATGCTTGAACTTACTTTTATCTGTACAGTTTAAATTGAGTACAAACATGATCCCAAGTGAAAATGAAATTTCACTTTATCGATTTTCAAAACGCATCTCATTGATCTTATTATAAACtattaatttttcacattttttagcTCATAATTTTACATCAAAATGTCATAACTTGATAAAATGGGAGAATGGTGATGTACACCGAATTCTCCAATTATTTAGTCCTCTTTAAACATGGTCCGTTCATCCAATTAACAACCAATAGATCCAGGTCCCCACCCttgttgtattgtattgtgATTTAATTTTGTGTCTTATGATATTGTTAACTATCATGAGAGATAATTCTGTGTGTCTCAGTCTGCAGTGAAGTCTACTTTCGCAGAACAACCTCCCTTTGCCATCAGTCCCTCTATTTTCGGTCTTCACCCTGGACAGGCCACTGTCATAGAGGTGAGATGTTACTGACTGTAGAGCACACAAATCAAACCAACCTTATAACTTTTAGTCAGATTTACACAAAGTACTTAAATATCATCTTGAAGATTCCACATTACCTTATAAATTATATGCAGTTTTCActactttgatttgattgacaACCTTGATCTTTATGAGATGCTAAAGCACACCATTCCCTGACTTTTTAGTGAGTGTAATTATGATAAATGGTGCTTAATTAAAAAGGGTGGTGGTTGGCAGAACAAAATTTTATCTGATCTTCTAAACACTTATCTTTTAAGATGCAGATTTTGTTGTGCATCACCTAAGCAACTTGCAAAGAAAGACACATGAATATGCTAATTGATGCACATTTTTAGATCTTGTGAATACAGTGTTTCACACAGTCTGATGATGCTCAGATTTGAATGACTTTCACTAATCTGTTATTGTGTGACTCTGtatgtttggatttttttcttttatgtttagGTTGTGTTTTTCCCCACAACTGCTGAGACCTCTTCTCAGGACTTTACCATTGTCTGTGACAACTGCCAAGTGAAGGACATCACCCTTCAAGGTAGTGAAACAATTCTGCCAAACATAAGTAGTTTTTCTCTAAAATTTAAAGGTGAGATATCAGGAAAATCTGacattttccatgtttaagtgctataatcgggtccccggtgcatctaccaacccagaaaacgtgaaaaaacaAGCCACTCAGATTTTGCTCCCCTGTGATGtagaaaggggatcttattataatattactactCCTTAATCTGCAAGTATGCACCCACGGcactgcttttttgtttttgcaaatgacaacgctgtaccagttctaacaccTTGCCGAAAGTTCaagaaatgcatgttatttttactatttagagtcccagcctcagaggagacaagagaccAGTGGatgtatctgtttatttattgtatattatgctgctgccacacaTATCTAATATAAACCtgcgatttctttcccagctgtttaccttcacagaccgACTGTCTCtgtaacttgtgtgtttttaacataaacttgtgtgtatttgacagtttaagtgcaataagacatgaaagagaacttagtttagtactcacatgctgtgttaCAGCCTGCTTTTTGGTGcgtgcttcggatgtgtgcgctcagaaagccctatatcagaagtttaaactaataaacAAACATCTCCAGAAAGACATATGTGTACATGTTTCAGTTAATTTTCTCAGGTACAGGTCAGCTGATCACTGTGGAGCTGGTTTCAATATCAGGCGGAGAAGATCACCCTGAATTTGGGGAGCTGTGTGATATCACAGCTGACCATTATGTCAGATTCAACCTAACCAATCCACATTCCACTTTACAGAAGACTGTGGTCGTAAAAAACAATGCGTGAGTTACTTGCACACATCTGTGTGAACACAGAATAGCATGTATGGTAGATATTTACTGGTATGTTTgtaaatcattattttgtttatgtgcaGGCACTTGGAGCTCCCGTACCACTGGCAGATTGTGAAACCTAACCTTCAATGTCTGTTGCCTGAAGAGACTCCAGACCCCTCCAGGGTTCAGCATCATCTTGATACAGACAGTGTGTTCAGCATTACTCCGGTTATGGGGATCCTGAGCCCTGCACAAGAACATGAGTTCCTGCTCACATTTTGTCCAAAGAATGTATGTGCActcacacatataaacacactaAAAACTAATACTATAGggacatacagttgaagtcaaaagtttacatacaccttgcagaatctgcaaaatgttaattttttgaccaaaataagagggattgtacaaaatgcatgttattttttatttagtactgacctgaataagatatttcgcataaaatatgtttacatatagtccacaagacaaaataatagttgaatttataaaaatgaccctgttcaaatgcattaagagccaggggttgaaaacttttggaattttgaagatcagggtaaatttaacttagtttgtcttctggggaatgttaagtatcttctgtagcagtggtaaaaaaaaggaagatatttagacaaaataagaaagatgtacacatctttattctgttcaaaagtttacacccctgtctcttaatgcatcgtttttccttctggagcataaGTGAGCGTTTgatccttctgtaatagttttgaaaagggttcaagtacacaaaaacgctgaaaaatcaaagaatttgtgggacctgaaggttttttctgaagaacagtgggcagtttagctattcaggaaaaacaagggactcatgaacaactatcactaaacaaaaaaagcacagctgtggatcattcaggtaacaacacaatattaaaatcaagtgtatgtaaacttttgatcagggtcatttttatgaattcaacttttgtggactatatgtaaatgtcttttttatgtgaaatatcttaatcaggtcagtactaaataaaaaataacatgcattttttatgatccccCTTATTTTGAtagaataattaacattttgcagattctgcaggatgaatgtaaaatttgttttaaactgtatatataaaaaaactaataaaaatgacaaaaacactgactaaaactttaactacaaataaaatgtaagtaaactataaaaattatatttgcgAAAACTATAATAGTTATTATATTGTACTATAATAACTTTCTGAACAGCTATTTTCTATCTGTCTCAGTTGAAAGACTACCACAGTGTCTGCCAGTTGGTGATCATGGATGTTCCCGATCCACCCAGAATCAGTGGTGATGGGTAAAATGAACTTTACTGTtccacattttaatttaaaaagaaatttagaTCAATATAAGATTTTTCAGTTTATAAGCACACATCATGTAGCAACTTCTGTGTGCTGATTTGCAGGACGTGTCTCAACTCAGCTCTCCATGTAAATGATGTGACCGTTTTAGAGGTTGAAGTGAAAGGTTCTGCTGAACCGTATAAGATCCTTCTTGAGCCATATGCTGTTTTAATACCTGGGGAGACCTACATACACAACACAATCCGCAAGAGATTCAAGGTAGAGGTCAAAATGACTCTGAACTTATTTCCTAATTCCCTAATTTGCATCCTAAAAGGTGTTTGAAGCTCAGACATGTGTAtgttttgcgtgtgtgtgtgtgtgtgttttagatgTGGAATCACAGCAAATCAGTCATTCACTTTGAATGGGAGCGTATTATTGACAGTCACATAATTGAAGTGGAGCCTTCTACAGGAGAAATAGGTCAGAGCattgtagtgtgtcagtaaattaatgtatgaacaaataaatatactgttgAAAAGACTGGATCAAAATTGGCAGTAAaaatacatgctgttctttggagctttatattcatcaaagaatcctgaaaaaaaaagtatgacggtttcaacaaaaatattaagcagcacgaCTGTTTGCAACATTGAGTGAGTGCAAgtctattaattaataaacaaagaaaatacaTGATTTCTAACACGTGCTTGCTTACAGAGATGAACGAGTGTTTTGACATGGAGCTGGTGCTGACTGGAAGGAATCCGGGTCATTTTACCTCCACCCTGCAGTGTCACATTCAGCACCATCCTAAAACTATAGGACTGGTCATTGAGGTCACATTTAAGGTTTGAATTCCTTTTCCATTTAGTTATACTCAGTTTGTTGTGTGGAGGCCATCACAAATGTTCTCTGTTCTCATTTAAGTTCATTACTTTTAATATGGTGTCTCAGGGTCCGCATTGCGCAGTGAATGTGCCCGCTCTGGATTTTGGTTTGCTGGAAATAGGAAGTGAGAGCATCTCTACTATTGATATCACCAACAACAGCCTGCTAGATGCCCACTGGAGCCTAGAGGAACTGTCCCACACCCAGCCGCCCATCAAGGGCCTGGTACAACACCCCATTTATACGTCTTagaaatcaagtcaaaagtttttcaacagtaagatttttaatgttttttgtctcttctgctcactaggactgcattttttaatccaaattttgaaatatttttacaatttgaaataacagttttctatttaaatatattttaaaatgtaatttattcatgtgttttcaaagctgaatttttagcatcattactaaaGTCACacgatcctccagaaatcattctaaaattctgatttgctgctcaaaaacattattataatgctgaaaacagctgagtacaatTTTTCCAGGTTTCTATGATCAACAGAAAGTtcataaaaaagcatttatctgaaataaaaatcttttgtaacataattaatgtctttataatcacttttgattaatttaaagcatccttgctaaataaagtattcatttctataattccccccagaaaaaaatatacagacttaaagtttttgaatggtatagtgtattatgttacaaaagattttaatttcagataaatgctgatctttggatctttctgttaattaaataatcctgaaaagcatactcagctattttaaatattgataataataacaataaaaatgtgtcttgaacagcaaatcagcatattagaatgatgaaggataatgtgacactgaaaactgcagtaatgatactgaaaatgtagctttgatcacaggaataaattacattttaaaatatattcaaattgaaaacagctatttgaaatAGCAATAGttttgcagtactttggatcaaataaatgcaggcttggttagcagaaaagacttctttaaaaaaacattaaaaatcttactgttcaaaaacttttgactggtagtgtatatagtgtGGATATTTtttcaaagctgtttttgtatttcttttttgcattttttgtgttCAGGTGTATATAAGTCCAGATAAAGGTGTGCTGCCTGCTCTGGCATCCTGCAGTGTGGATGTGGTCTTCAAAGCCTTGTACTGCCAGCGTTTTGAGTCAGTCCTACAGCTTACTGTACTCAACGGCACTGGCTGGTGAGGAAACAAGTCATGTTGTGTCTAAACTACAAGAAGAGAATACTATGGAAATGTTACCTAATGAAAAACAGTTGTCTTTCATCACATTTGAGTAAAGGTGTGCATTCGTTTGTCTTCAGTCACCTCTCTGTACAAGCAGTCGTCCAGTCTCCTCAGGTGTGCTTGCTGAGTTGTGAGCTGGTGTTGACTGATCTGTATGTAGGCGTTCCACAGACAGGAAGTGTTACCCTGTTTAACCAAACACTACTGCCAGCCCACTTCACCTGGAGCAAGGTGAGATGGTTTACATAATGTTCTTCTCTCAAGATCTTGTTCGAAAAACCCAAGCTAGTGTTAATAGTTTGGAAAGAATGTGAAGTGATATTAAAATGTGATGTGGTctcacagaaaataaaaaactcaTTTATGTTATGCAGATTTGCTTTTGCATACTATTTTATTGACTAGACATCAGTATTCccaaaaaaaagccaaaataataaacatattataaTGCCTGTCAGCCAGTCGAAAGAATACATTATTGTTGTGATATTGTACAAGTTAGACCAAGTATTATTTGTTTAGTCATTCATAGTGTTCTCTTCTTCTCAGCTCCAAGGTGCACAAGCTCATCTCTGCTCTGCAACCTTCAGCCCCTCTGCAGGCACTCTGGAGCCCAATGCCAAGACAGAAGTCTCTGTATCATTCACCGCTCACACTGTTGTATGTACTGCTACTGTAATACTGTAACACCCAcagcttaaagggacagttcacccaaaaatatttaccgtttgtcgttccaaacccgtaagacctttgttcatctttggaacacaaattaagatatttttgatgaaatctgagagctttattgaccctgcatagacagcaatgtaactgacacgttcaaggcccagaaaggtattaaggccattgttaaaatagtccatgtgacatcagtggttcaaccgtaattttatgaagctacaaaaatatgttttgtgcgcaaagaaaataCATCAATAAGGAACTATTCCTACAACTAAACATCTGTTGATAGTCAAGCTCCAGCGCAATGTATTTTTCCAAACATTGTTgtaagtttttatgtttttaggaGGAACTGACTAAAGTGGCTGCAGTATGTGAAGTTAAAGGAATGGAGAGTCCATTATTGCTGGGCTTCTTTTCTAAAGCAAAACCTCTCAGAGTGTCCTACTCACTGCCTTCTGACAGGTCAAACCACATTTACctcatatttacatttctgtgaactttggttagttattttattagcttttttgtttaaatcaagACATGGTTGCAATATTATCTTCTTTTTTCACTGttatatatttagtattaatTCAAGGGATGCTGATCAACAACCAATCATGCTGGACTTCACTGAGCATGAGCCAGCTGTCATTGGCAAATCTATCAAACGGCAGTTGCTGATAACTAACGATACCGCTATTACTGCTCCGTTTACTGTTGAAGCAGAGTACTTTACTGGATACTGTCCTTCACAATTGGAGGAAAACTCTGAAAGGTAGAGTACATACTGTATCTTGATTCTGCTGTATTCTTTTTGTAttgatacaaaaatattatttaaaaaatgtattaacttcTAATGAACGTTTAGCCTAATATTGAGTTTGGGGTCTATAAGATTTTTTGAAAGgtgtctcttatgcttaccaagactgcatttattgtaatatgaaataaatatattttttaaacagttattgcgactttttatctcacaattctgacatatgTGTTCAAATCCCGACtcaaggacctttcctgattccccccacttcgcttccttccaaagactgttttttctgcatttgctaatttatatcttgcaattctgacttttttctgagaattgtgagatataaagtccaattttgagggggaaaaaacaaattcTCACAACtgagagtttacatctcacaattctgacttaataactcgcaattgcatgtaaagaaaaaagtcacaaaaaagtctttatttctcagaattgcgagtgtatttttcagaattatgactttatttctcagaattgcaactttatttctcagaattgcgactttatttcttagaattgtgactttatttctcagaattatgactttatttatcagaattacgactttattttccagaattgcgactttatttctcagatttgtgactttatttctcagaattgactttatttctcagatttgtgactttatttctcagaattgcgactttatttcttagaattacgactttattttccagaattgcgactttatatctcggaattacgactttatttcccaaaattgcgactttatttctcagaattgcgactttatttctcagatttgtgactttatttctcagaattgactttatttctcagatttgtgactttatttctcagaattgcgactttatttctcagaattacgactATATTTtccagaattgcgactttatttctcagaattacaactttatttcttagaatagcgaatttatgtcttgcaattctgactttataatttgcaattgtgagtttatatcacacaagtCAATTTTacgattatatctcacaattctggctttattacttgcaattgcaagtttatatctcacaattctgagaaaaaagtcagaattgcaaaatataaacttgcaattgcaaaaaaaaagaaaagtcaaaattgtgggataaaaagtcgcagttacctttttttattttttattcggTGGCGGAAACAGGTTTAATGAGTAGAACAATATTTCTTTGAAATGATTAAtcattataactttttttttaatgatttacaaattgtttaaagcttattttttataatgtattttattttatttcttcattattaaatactatttaaaacactgttttaccTGACTCTTTGGCCTTTCTATTTCAGAAGCAGTGCACCTCTTCACTCCATCCAGGCcaaaaaaatacagcagaaaGCATATGATGGTTGGTGGAAcctcttcttttgtgttcttcaaTATCAGTGAAACATCAAAGTCCaaaacacatttctttctttacttCCAGAATTTGTGAACTGTCTTCTTTCCCATGGAAGAGGTGCAGGTTTCTTTGTTGAACCGAACAGTGGGATGCTCGGCCCATTTGAGACTCAAACCATCGATATCACAGCTTTCACCAATATGTGGGGAGATTATCAAGACAATCTTATATGCAAAGtatgtcagaaaacaatcaaACGCCTCATttcattatcaatatttgaCTTTCTCAACAAATTCagcaaattctgacttttctttcagGTTGGAGATCTAGATCCAACTCCCATTCCTATCTGGATGTCTGTAAGGGGATGTCCAATTTACTTTCAGATGATTGGACCACAGCCTGACAACCAGAACCAGGGTCCAATTATACGGTCAGTGTACTTACAGGATACCTCAGTTTACATGCAAAAACTATTCTTTGATATTTACCATTGACAGGTTTGGAAGCCATGTTTCTGGAGGAGACACCGTGTCACGTTCTTTACGGCTCATCAACACCAGTCCGTATGGTGAGCCATTAACAAATGTACAAACATCAagtttacaaaagcacatacatCACGTAATTTTCTGAAACCTCACAGATATCCGTATGGATTGGGTGACATACAACTTGGAGGTTGGTGATAGCAAGTTGATAGATCTGTTGGTTGCATGTGGAGAACCCTTTCCGCTGAAGGATGCTGATGGCAATGAGATTCTTGGAGGGCTGGACTCATCCGTCATGTTCCCATCCACATGGGATGACAGCCACACCCCTAGCAGAGAAGGAACAAGCTCAACTTTCATGACCCAATCTGTGAGTCTAGGCTTAGTTTTCATGTCAATATCCCAAAACTATCCCAAAAAGTAcacttttttcttctgttttgtaggatgattttggaGAGAATGAGGAAGAATGTGATGGAGAGGAGGGCAGAAGCCCTTCTAGGTCTCTGGCTCCAGTGAAGAAGCTGTTCTCTGTGTTTCTGAAGCCTCATGAAGGGAACGTGTCTGACTACCCATACTGCATCACTCCACAGCAAACCGTAGGTTATGGGAATCAGCACTGGTCCAAGTCTCCATTAGGATCTGTTTTATTTCCACCTTTGGGTGTAGAACTTTAATAATGAGAAGTTATAAtagggaaatttttttttaaagagacagttcacccaaatatgaaaattttgttattgatttctcaccctcatgttgttccaaactcgtaagaccttcataAACTCCAAAACACAAATTCCAAGAagtccaagagctttctgaccctgcatagacagcaacacaaccgacacgttcaaggc comes from the Labeo rohita strain BAU-BD-2019 chromosome 24, IGBB_LRoh.1.0, whole genome shotgun sequence genome and includes:
- the dlec1 gene encoding deleted in lung and esophageal cancer protein 1, with the protein product MADETESKPLKSSEPCMNRHKPASKTTQDISHLLASIFNDIYTTEVIGRDAVSNLSKSRRGSNSYHQKYVEELQQAHSEYNRRIQNADVLETHIIQARLQAAAKEEHDHNRIMDEVGQAYHQLGLPPVKSAFKWCVDSELLRSNNLICPLDYTTVHTPVVKSPKGKVTLGFAEPTISYNMHICTEPQDDGYSPLPPPAHTAQSLLEQSEETLTLPSSPESSSIKGTELGLVHKASRTEKPSAQSRAEDRASLQKHKDRHKFLRNPRFLLPNAQRGGKSLIMPGKRLENVRKDRKNTGRESPDPAPIFTANPPVIFFTDYRIGQVYETVVELKNMTATSRHIRMIPPTSPHFSVGLGRFPGEGGIVAPGMSCQYMVRFAPDSLADYEDVLVVETQLPYPLIIPIEARRPPPILSLPAIVDCGYCLVGGVKFMEVLCRNEGLSAGTFCVMPKKQWPASSLRSAVKSTFAEQPPFAISPSIFGLHPGQATVIEVVFFPTTAETSSQDFTIVCDNCQVKDITLQGTGQLITVELVSISGGEDHPEFGELCDITADHYVRFNLTNPHSTLQKTVVVKNNAHLELPYHWQIVKPNLQCLLPEETPDPSRVQHHLDTDSVFSITPVMGILSPAQEHEFLLTFCPKNLKDYHSVCQLVIMDVPDPPRISGDGTCLNSALHVNDVTVLEVEVKGSAEPYKILLEPYAVLIPGETYIHNTIRKRFKMWNHSKSVIHFEWERIIDSHIIEVEPSTGEIEMNECFDMELVLTGRNPGHFTSTLQCHIQHHPKTIGLVIEVTFKGPHCAVNVPALDFGLLEIGSESISTIDITNNSLLDAHWSLEELSHTQPPIKGLVYISPDKGVLPALASCSVDVVFKALYCQRFESVLQLTVLNGTGCHLSVQAVVQSPQVCLLSCELVLTDLYVGVPQTGSVTLFNQTLLPAHFTWSKLQGAQAHLCSATFSPSAGTLEPNAKTEVSVSFTAHTVEELTKVAAVCEVKGMESPLLLGFFSKAKPLRVSYSLPSDSINSRDADQQPIMLDFTEHEPAVIGKSIKRQLLITNDTAITAPFTVEAEYFTGYCPSQLEENSERSSAPLHSIQAKKIQQKAYDEFVNCLLSHGRGAGFFVEPNSGMLGPFETQTIDITAFTNMWGDYQDNLICKVGDLDPTPIPIWMSVRGCPIYFQMIGPQPDNQNQGPIIRFGSHVSGGDTVSRSLRLINTSPYDIRMDWVTYNLEVGDSKLIDLLVACGEPFPLKDADGNEILGGLDSSVMFPSTWDDSHTPSREGTSSTFMTQSDDFGENEEECDGEEGRSPSRSLAPVKKLFSVFLKPHEGNVSDYPYCITPQQTVVPAGGSSTIHVSFTPLILSCSTNQRCMGYALGFMNLDSKLASLTPGKVERAQGYELEPLRLDMQANVKPAILSVQMVEDTDVLEFTAAASDTLDTASHTQKESRITRTFQLKNNTDMALSFRLSTHPPFSVLLPRQSLKLISSSPSHRHTTGLSGPGDEQTSLLLQPKHLMQVKVAFHNSASLLTCLNEPCEESDAQPSATLLCNDAGERTLRFQQSLTILYSNNSIQTVSLCANLALPTLQLSSSAVDFGTCFVGQTTVKEVYLYNRGGSCSYWTALADAKGGSEVFRVSPDSGVLKPLGDPPSCKQLLQISFTASEQETFQTIITVQGVFGETPLVLKISGSGSFDESFMSSKSDT